In the genome of Lysobacter sp. 5GHs7-4, the window GCGCCGATCGGGTACGTCGTCGCGTATGACGACGGCACCGGCGGTGAACGAGGCCAGCAGCAGCGAAAGGACGGCACGACGCATCGGAGGCCCCGGAAACGATCTGTCGAAAAAGGAATGGGGCCCCGGAGAGCCCCATTCGAGTATCGGCAATTTTTGGACGCCAAACCAGCGACTCCAGCACGCAGACTTACGCCGGGTACACAGCCCCAGCCCTGCCGAGGCACACGAACCGCATCAATCCGCGGCCAGTTCGACCAGCAGCTCGTCGAGCTGCGCGAACGTCTCGTGCATCGCGTCCTGCGCGCCGGTGCCCGCTTCGTCCAGCGCTTCCTTGGTCGGATAGCGTTCGGTCAGGACGAGGTAGGTCCTGCCGTCGCGTTCCTCGAACGTCGCGGTGGTGACGGATGCTGCGTCGCCGCTTTCCTCGTTGGTCCAGACGATGCGCTGGTTGGGCACCACGTCGAGGTACTTGCCGAAGAACGCCATCGTGTTCGCGGCATCCTCGCCGAATACCAGGCGGTAGGCGCCGCCGGTGCGCACGTCCAGCTCGCACGAGCGCAGGGTCATGCCCAGCGAGCGCGGCACCCACCACTTGGCGAACAATTCGGCCCTGGACCAGGCTTCGAACACCAGCCGCGCGGGCGCGTCGAAGCTGCGCGTGACGACGACTTCGCGGTCGGACGTCTTCTGCACCGTCGTGCGCGGGGATTCACTTTCCTTTCTTGCGACCACGGGCCTGCTCCTGTCGTTTGAGTTCGTCGATGACGCCGTCCAGCGCGGCGAAGCGCGCATCCCATACCTGGCGGTAACGCGTGAGCCACGCCATCTCCTCCTCGAGACGGCAGGGGCCGATGCGGCAGGTGCGCACGCGACCGAGTTTTTCGGTGGTCACCAGACCGGCCTGCTCCAGCACGCTGACGTGCTTCTTCATGCCCGTCAGGGTCATGTCGAACTTCTGCGCCAGGTCGGTGATGGAGGCTTCCGAAGCCGTCAGCTGCTCCAGTACACCGCGGCGGGTGACGTCGGAAAGCGCGGCGAAGGTGGCGTCGAGGCGGGCTTGATAGTGAACCATATGGTTCACTGTAGAAGACGCGCAGGCGATTTGCAAGCGGACGACAGCGGGGCGCAGGCGCGGCGTACTCCCGCCCCGGGACGGGCGGCCGCGTGGCCGGGCGGACGTTCGCAGCGGGTCGGCCGTCGGCCGCGCGCGCTTCGCCTCCGGACTGTCCTTCCGCGCACGGACCCGGTAAAAGAACCGGCACACGCACCCAAAGCCGGACACCCATGATCGACCGCGAGCGGCTCCATCGCGACGGATACGTCCTGCTCCGCGGCGAAATCCCGGCGGACTGGCTGGACGATCTGCGCCGCGCCTTCGATGCCGGCGTGCGGCCGTCCGAACACTGGCCGGTGCCGCGCGGCCCGGGATGGCGCCATGCCTTGCTGGACCTGGACCCGACCGTGCAAGCCGTCTGTCGGCTGCCGCGCCTGCTGGCCGCGGTCGGCGCGCTGATCGGCGAACGCTACTTCCTGTCCCAGGTGGAGGGCCGCGAGCCCCTGCCAGGGGGCGGCCATCAGGGACTGCATCGCGATCTCTCCGCGCAGCGGCCGGGCGACACCGTCAATGCGCTCGCCTACTTCGACGACTACGGCCCCGACAACGGCGCCACCCGCCTGGTACCCGGCAGCCATCGTCCGACGCCGCACGCCCTAGCGCTCAGTGCCGACGACGAATCCCGTAGCCTGCAATTGGCCGGCAGCGCCGGCGACATCCTCGTGTTCGACGCCGATCTCGTCCATGCGGGCAGCCTCAATCCAGGCAGTCTGCGCCGTCGCTCGGCGCTGATCGGCTACTTCGCGGAATCCAACTACGCATCGCACCTGAAAACCGTGGGCTTGCGCAGCATCCGCATGGACACCAGCGAAAGATTCGAGCCGTAGCGCGCGCCCGACCGGACCGCGCGCCGCTTGGAAGGCGCTACCTGCGTCCGGCTCGCGCGCGTTTGCCGCCCTTGCGCTGCGCCGTCGAGCGACTTTGCGCGAAGTCCGGGAAAGTCTCCGCCAGCGACGCCGTCTCCGGCAGGATGTAGAAAATTCCGCCGCGCTCGAACGTCGACTGGATGATGTGCTCGTAGAACTCGGGCGAGACGTTGATGCAACCGTGGGTGACGCGGTTGTCGTCGGGCGAAGGCGATGCCAGACGCTCGGGGCGCTTTTCGGCCGGCACGCCAGTAGCGGTGGGATGGATGGAAACCGCAGATTCGTAGTCCACCCACAGCACGCGGCCCGCATCGATCGACGGGCCGAAACCGCCCACGAAGCGGCCGGCAGGCGTGGTGCGATCGCGGCCGGGAATCTCGCGCAGCGCCAGGCCGGCGATGCCGGGGGCGGTATGGTCGCCGGTCGCCGAACCGAATAGTCCGGGCGCGGCGCCGCGAAGCCGGCCATCGCCGCCGAACACCAGGATCTGCGCGGCGGCCTTGTCCATGATCGCGAACGGATAACCCTGGTTGTTCTTGCTGGCGACCACCCAGCCCGCGAACTCGATCACGGTATCGGACACTTCCTGGCCGGACGGAAGCTGATCGGCGGCGACGGCCGTTTGCGCGGCGGCTTCCTTGGCAGCGGCGTCCTTGGCGCTGGCCACGCCGACGCTCGCGAACGCCAGCGCGCACAACAACGCGCCATTGGCGAACCGGATCGCGGTGTGTTTGCA includes:
- a CDS encoding metalloregulator ArsR/SmtB family transcription factor; the protein is MVHYQARLDATFAALSDVTRRGVLEQLTASEASITDLAQKFDMTLTGMKKHVSVLEQAGLVTTEKLGRVRTCRIGPCRLEEEMAWLTRYRQVWDARFAALDGVIDELKRQEQARGRKKGK
- a CDS encoding SRPBCC family protein, producing the protein MQKTSDREVVVTRSFDAPARLVFEAWSRAELFAKWWVPRSLGMTLRSCELDVRTGGAYRLVFGEDAANTMAFFGKYLDVVPNQRIVWTNEESGDAASVTTATFEERDGRTYLVLTERYPTKEALDEAGTGAQDAMHETFAQLDELLVELAAD
- a CDS encoding phytanoyl-CoA dioxygenase family protein — protein: MIDRERLHRDGYVLLRGEIPADWLDDLRRAFDAGVRPSEHWPVPRGPGWRHALLDLDPTVQAVCRLPRLLAAVGALIGERYFLSQVEGREPLPGGGHQGLHRDLSAQRPGDTVNALAYFDDYGPDNGATRLVPGSHRPTPHALALSADDESRSLQLAGSAGDILVFDADLVHAGSLNPGSLRRRSALIGYFAESNYASHLKTVGLRSIRMDTSERFEP